ATCCCACCGGCCTCATCCCCGCCCTTCCGCATGTGGATCTCTACTTGGCCTGCCAGCGCGAAGAGGGGACCGAAACCCCTGTGCTGGCCATTTCGACTCGCCGGGGCTGTTTCTGGGCGCAGTCCCACGGCCGCTGCAATTTTTGCCTGCGACCCGGCCTGAAACTGGTGCTTCGCCCTCCCGAAGATGTCGCCTCGGAGATCCGAGCGCGTCGCGCAACGATTCCGGAGCTGTGGACGTTCTGGGATGTGTCGGACGACAGTCTCGAACCGCTCGAGTGGTGGGAGGAATGGCTACGACTTCGAACAAAGCATTCCGACCTGCGCAAGGTTCGCTGGATCATCTACGGCCGGGCCGACGAGGTGACACACGATGCTGCCCGGCTTCTGAAAGAGTGCAACGTGGTCGAGGTGGTTGTCGGCTTCGAGAGCGGCTCGAAGGAGGTGCTCGCCGCGCTGCACAAAGGATTGGACCCGGCGCGCGCACTTCAGGGCGCCTCGTGGCTCGGCAAGCAGGAGATCTCCGTGCTCGGCTGCTTCATGATCGGCTGTCCCGGCGAAACCAACGAGACGCTGCGCGAAACCGTCGCGCTGGCACAGCAAGTCGCCCGCCAATGCCGCTTCTCCGCGATCAGCATCGCCGACTTCGTGCCGCTGCCCGGAACCCGCTGGTGGAGCTCACTGCTGGGTTCGAACCGGGAGCCTTCGATCGAGGACTTTGATCCATGGGTACTGTCCGAGCGCTTCCGCAGGACAATGACGGAGGTCACTGACGATGAAATCCGATCCGCTCGAATCCATCTCGCCTCTCTCGCGTCAGTGCGCCACGGTTTTTTCCGGCTCGCGAAAACTTGAGCGACGCCGTTTTCTGAGGGACGCGGCGCTCGTGCTCGCCTGCAGCGCCGCCGGGAGCTGCCGACCGCGGAGC
The DNA window shown above is from Kiritimatiellia bacterium and carries:
- a CDS encoding B12-binding domain-containing radical SAM protein, encoding MRKNCLLIQPCPNESLIPTGRSWWRPPLGLGYLVSAAAELSPEVRVQIWDELVQGPIPPSLLASASIIGISSNLFTLRRTLDLCHTALARSDALIVVGGLTTTVPAVRKFLFREVGERRLHLAVGDGEPIFLELLSGRPANSIEGLVTSPAQAAGAVPPRTFDPTGLIPALPHVDLYLACQREEGTETPVLAISTRRGCFWAQSHGRCNFCLRPGLKLVLRPPEDVASEIRARRATIPELWTFWDVSDDSLEPLEWWEEWLRLRTKHSDLRKVRWIIYGRADEVTHDAARLLKECNVVEVVVGFESGSKEVLAALHKGLDPARALQGASWLGKQEISVLGCFMIGCPGETNETLRETVALAQQVARQCRFSAISIADFVPLPGTRWWSSLLGSNREPSIEDFDPWVLSERFRRTMTEVTDDEIRSARIHLASLASVRHGFFRLAKT